A genomic segment from Aegilops tauschii subsp. strangulata cultivar AL8/78 chromosome 1, Aet v6.0, whole genome shotgun sequence encodes:
- the LOC109755130 gene encoding Bowman-Birk type wound-induced proteinase inhibitor WIP1: MKSSTLVVILILQAVLVMGILSQANAEFPKCCDNCRFFSGAVVCDDAGPKCRDGCVNCRVVQTSPKKTFRCADARADDGTPCKPCKKH; the protein is encoded by the exons ATGAAGAGTAGCACACTCGTGGTCATCCTGATCCTTCAGGCCGTCCTGGTCATGGGAATCCTCTCACAGGCGAACG CCGAGTTCCCCAAGTGCTGCGACAACTGCAGGTTCTTCTCGGGGGCCGTGGTCTGCGATGACGCCGGCCCCAAGTGCCGGGACGGCTGCGTGAACTGCCGCGTCGTGCAGACGAGCCCTAAGAAGACGTTCCGATGCGCCGATGCTCGCGCCGACGACGGCACGCCCTGCAAGCCCTGCAAGAAGCACTGA